The proteins below are encoded in one region of Belonocnema kinseyi isolate 2016_QV_RU_SX_M_011 chromosome 3, B_treatae_v1, whole genome shotgun sequence:
- the LOC117169769 gene encoding uncharacterized protein LOC117169769 → MEAKASLENGNAISSHLNATKENRSPSLLATARVIIEAPNGRCVHVRALLDQGSQATFVSESVVQLLRLPRKKFDVTVSGLGGNLSDKILHSVSFTIKSPKFCATTFTTQVFVISRITAYVPAEFMLMKIPSNLRELDLADPTPGSNDRIDLLIGADLFGQALLSGVCHDKSRNLGAQNKIFGWILSGSRKTSNVQAFHINVHHSANIVIDEALRRFWELGDSRDIALSSLLHLEKRLERNADVSINYHEFMRDYELLGHMSRIGPMDDDNSFRVFIPHHPVLRDHSQTMKLRIVFNASRPTSSKVSLNDCLHIGPKLQNDISSILLRWRQHRYVLYADIAHMFFIERS, encoded by the coding sequence ATGGAAGCGAAAGCTAGTTTAGAAAATGGGAATGCGATTTCGTCCCATCTCAACGCAACTAAGGAAAACCGCTCGCCTTCTTTGTTAGCTACAGCTAGAGTAATTATAGAAGCACCTAATGGTAGATGTGTACATGTTCGCGCGCTTTTAGATCAAGGATCTCAAGCTACATTCGTTTCTGAAAGTGTTGTTCAATTGTTGCGTCTTCCACGAAAAAAGTTTGACGTTACCGTTTCAGGATTAGGGGGTAACTTATCTGATAAAATTTTGCATTCTGTTTCATTTACGATTAAAAGTCCCAAGTTTTGTGCGACCACGTTTACGACGCAAGTTTTCGTGATTTCGAGAATCACCGCTTATGTTCCCGCGGAGTTTATGCTAATGAAGATTCCCAGTAACTTGCGTGAATTGGATCTTGCAGATCCGACGCCAGGATCCAATGATCGTATTGACTTGTTGATCGGTGCTGATCTGTTTGGTCAGGCATTACTAAGTGGCGTTTGTCACGACAAATCGAGAAATCTCGGAGcgcaaaataagatttttggttGGATACTTTCCGGATCTCGTAAAACTTCTAATGTTCAAGCTTTTCACATAAATGTGCATCATTCCGCAAATATTGTAATTGATGAGGCGCTTCGTCGATTCTGGGAGTTAGGCGATTCTCGCGATATTGCACTTTCTTCGCTATTACATTTAGAAAAACGTCTCGAACGCAATGCGGATGTTTCTATTAATTATCATGAATTTATGCGTGATTATGAATTGCTTGGTCACATGTCCCGCATTGGTCCAATGGATGATGATAATTCTTTCCGGGTGTTTATTCCGCATCACCCTGTTCTCCGAGATCACAGTCAAACTATGAAGTTGAGGATTGTATTTAACGCATCTAGACCTACTTCTAGCAAAGTCTCGCTTAATGACTGTTTGCATATAGGACCGAAACTCCAAAATGACATTTCTTCTATTTTACTACGATGGCGGCAACATCGGTATGTTTTGTATGCTGACATAGCtcatatgttttttattgaaCGCTCCTGA